The genomic region TGAATTCTTGGTACATAGAAGCAAGAGCATCAGGTGTAAGCCACTGAGCAGGATCAGAGTTGGGGTTCTTAAAGTCCAAATCATACTTGCCCTCTTTGTAGAACTCTGAAGCAGCCACATCCATGCCAATATCAATCCTACCAGTGTAACCAGCAATATCAATGGCTTCTTTGATTAGTTCCAGAGCCTCCTTGTTGTTCTGAATGTCTGGAGCAAAGCCTCCCTCGTCACCAACAGCAGTGGCTTGAAGGCCAAATCTACGTCCAAAAGATAAACCTTCAAGTTTCagcattttttttcttccttttatataatattcaagtattgtatattttcaaatttatcagtatacaaaagttaacttttaaagaataatacttaaatttacaaaaactacTACGCATTTGACAAATCATGGTTGAGACTTTCActccaaaacaaaaaataactttcatataaTTGGGTATTTAGattgccaaattttattttacattagcACATATTTTGGCCAatctattttcaaaatgtaaacgACTTTCTGAAATCCTTAAATGCTATATCTCTAATccacaattatatattttttaagtttctcCCATCCAGAGTAACAAAACTTTGAAGTAACTTGCCTTTTCTTGATTACATTTTTCAAGTGGTGATAAACTTCACTGCCCATTTTCATGGCTTCTGTGAAAGAACCAGCACCAGTCGGAAGAATCATGAACTCCTGCATGGCCAGCTTGTTTCCAGCATGGCTTCCACCATTAATCACATTGAAAGCAGGGACTGGCAAGATTACATCACTATTCCCAGCCAAATCAGAGATGTGACGATACAGTGGAATACCCTGGAAGGTAAACATTTCATATATAGaagtaaaattagaaataagtaCTTGACAGAATGtttaaaaaagttacattttttttctggttGATTATTTGCAAGTTTCAGCAAATAAGATAAAGAAATCCAAATAGCTTTGCATCAGTGACCAACCAAATCCTAATTATTAACTGACTCAAGAAATAGCACTAATAAGAATGACTATCATATCTACCAAAACTTGAagatagtaaaaaataaataaactaaaagctTTGCTTTagtaattttatactttaaagCTTTTTCTTTAAATGGAAAGAaaagttaaagtatttttgttaaaagaatagTAATGTACTTTTAAAGCCtcattaaatacataatacattttaCCAAACTTTTGGGTAACTGCAAGTGCTAAACTTTAGTGGGTGACGAATTAGTAGAGTCTATTGATAAGGCAATCCCATATTTGTCAATACTAATAGTAATAGCAAAACTGGTAATCATTTATTCTTTTTAACTTATAAGAAAGGTGGTTGTAAAAATAGCTGAATACCTTCTGGGCTGCTCCTGCCTTGCAGACAGCCAGGGACACTCCCAAAATAGAATTGGCTCCAAGCTTGCCTATATTGAAGACAAACACGTGGAAATATTTATAGTAACAAAAGCCAAACCATCATCTTACATCTTACATGTTGCGTGAAAAGTAATGCTATGTGTTAATTTTGTCTCCTGAATGTTACTAgcaaatgaaaaaatattctaaGGCCTAGTTCAAGGTGACTTTTCTGTCCTCTTGCTAGACAAAggtttaacaaaatgaaataaaaacttggaattttgaaagtttaattttcttCCTTTGCCATTGTTGCTGTGTTTATACATTCAAGCTAGTTATAATTCACTTAACAGTATTTATGAGTACTTTACTAgtacaattttcttttaaatatgcaAGTCAAGGTAgcatttaaattacatttttgtttatatattaaaaaggtAGTGTACCTAAATCTCCTATTACACACTTGGAAACGCAAACTCAGAATTCTAGATGTTAGTGACATTGTGCTTAATCTCTTACTATTCtttcactgaaaaaaataaacaaaatttcttaatACTATACATGATTGTACAAAACCACCTATGAAAGACATGAGTTTTTTTCTCACCTTTGTTTTCAGTCCCATCTAGTGATAACAGAAATTCATCAATTTCTACCTGCTGAGTTGGTTCAAAGTTctagaaacagaaaaaaagaaacatctaTGCTTTCATAACTGTTTAAAGTTGTGAGTTTGAAGGAAAATCACAGTTTGCATTTCATTGCCAATCCATTTAACACACTACatgtgagaaaacaaaatatcagtttttatttaagaTACAAATATTCAAACTGGTTATTTAACCTCATTTCACAGACAATGCGTCATGGTTAAATTAACCAAGCATGCATAAATCTGCTTATGCATCTACACAAATTTCAGAAAGGATGAAGCcaaattaaaaacttgtagtaGTCATTTTCAATAACTTGTAAATACAATTTTGTATCTACAAGCATTATGAACAATAATGTTTGTCCTTCAAACACAAGTCTGCCAAAttggtattaattttatatttaacctaaaaacaattattttcttaaattaataataGTATCTTCAATAACGATAATAAAATTGGTGCCCTGACAGAAACCTAAAAGAGAGAGGATATTACAACAAAACTTTTGCATCAGTAACAATATCATGTCATTACTACAAGTCAAGTTCTTCTGTCTAAAAATTTCTACAACTTTCAAACCTAGAGAAGTAAATGACTTAATTGTTTCATTACCCTTGCTCTCAAAGACCATATAGTTATCTCTTAATCAGCTTTTTTTATTGGCTAATAagttaccaaaaatattttacatacatactGGAAACTAACTAATACACAACACTTGGCAATACTCTTTCAAACTAGAGGACAAATAAGAAAATGTCATCCAACAGTTCCAACTATTACCTCTTCTATTTCAGTTACTACGTATTACTAGGATCTAGAAGTTTCACTTTTGATATAATACACCACTCCACTGCACAGTTTTTCTCTACACTAAAGTTACTTTCTGTAGGTAgttttttaaacatcttttatcatttatattttctaatattaatatttcctcAACAACAGTTAATCAACTTTCAATTACAAGTGTGGTCTCACCTTAGCCAGCAGAGCTGGAGTAATTGTATTATTTACATTGTCAATTGCCTTTCTGACACTTTTACCATGATATGAAGTTTTATCCCCATCTCTGAGCTCCAGAGCTTCGTAAATTCCAGTAGATGCTCCACTTGGCACTGCAGCTCGAAACAAGCCTGTGGATCAGAGAAATGGtctgttaaatgtttttaattaaatgtcacAATCAATACTTCAGAGAGAGATCACAAGATTTCCTTCTATACAGAAACTACTCTATTACATTGATTGATCTTATAGCATGCAAGCTATCCATAAGGAGACAAGTGTTGCACTTTCACAAAtatgaagcttttttttttttaaatatacacaatCTGGTTAACAAGTAGTGGAAATCATTATGATAAACTaattgttgtaatatataaaaaaaaaaaaaatagttacgaACGTTTTAATTACAAGATAAACAGTGGAGTAGTATTAAAGTCATCAGACATAGACCATGATACaatgatagtattaaatatgCATACCCTTATCAGTAGTGAGATCAACTTCTACAGTTGGATTTCCACGACTGTCGAAGATTTGACGAGCATAGATTTTGCTGATAGGCATGGTTGTGGCATAAAATTCTTAAAGGAGAAACAAGACCCATTAATGGCAAGACTTTTGATAAAGATAGCCTTAACATTTATACAGTACATATTGAAATTCcccatttacaaatatatttagcaAGAATACATACAATCTTGATGCAACTGTgcaataatttcattttgtttaattataatttatacacatttaaaaaaaaaagctttacttTTAAACTctcacaaaaagtaaataaacaaaaaatgatgtATTCCATATTGATAACTTACACCCACGCTTTGTTTCTCTATTATAACTTGCTTTCAACCTTCAAcattctaattatacaagaactCTTGACATGGGTCAAAAGCTACtgttgcaaaaaataataataaaaatgtcttgcatttatgtttaaagtttttatttcattcatcaGTTGCATTAACTAAGGACATTCCCAAAAAATAATCCTCACTTTATCCAGGATTGGATGTACATTATTATTACCATTCCTCTTTCAAGGGAGGTAATAAAAATTATCCTGATAATAATAGGCCAATTAAATCTTATATCAGTAACAAGAAAAGATTTTGAGAATCTGATAAAAATGGtttggaaaataatttaacaatatttgaaattttgttagATAGACAGCATGGTTTCACTTAGAGCAAGTCTTGTCTTTCAAATTTGTTGACACTCTTTAAAGTCACTGTATATGTAGATGATGGTGCAGATTGGATTTATTTCacttggattttcagaaagcattggAAGCTATTTATGcacctttttttctttcatttaatagtgagaacagtaggacAAGGGGGAAAATATAGTGTAGCAGAGCAGAAGTTATTTTTAGTTTAGACACTTTTCTAACAAAGTAACTGATCATGGAATCAGTTGATTTCAGATATGACAGATGCAATAGATTTAAGATGAGGCTGTATAAATGCATAAATCAGGTgtacatttgatttattttaatacatgaaaCATCCTCACTGGACCAACAGACACCTTGTCCTTAAATATTAGACATTACCAGCAAAGGTAAGCACactaatttcacacaaaaatccTACACtgcttttaaaactttatatttaaattacattgATTGGCACAGTTGATAAATTAATGAAAGGAAATGCACATACAAAagtagtttttctagtttttcaatccagtttactttgtttttattaattgacAGAAAACTTGCATTTTACATTGTACCAATAATCTCTTAATATTAATACTCCTAGTTCTCATACAAAAGTAAGATACTCATATCTGTTATTATGTCAAACATTTTTGGTTGAACTGTGCATACAAATATTAGCTCATCTACAATAACAAGATCTAATACAAAGTAATATTCCTAGTTTTATTAATAGTAATACATTCTCCAAGTTCACTTTAATACTACGGACGTATTACaatattgtgataaaaattaataataacgattaacaaaattaaaataactgaaagttaACCTTCAACatataatcatttatttttaagcacacagaagtctttgatttaaaaaattaccttATCTTTTAACTTAACGTTTTTAAGCCAAATTTATCACTTAATTCTTGcgtaaaatattttggaatataaatatcgatttttaattattaaagtaatattcctaatattattaaagtaataattctCAATCAGTCCTTTTTAACCCATTCCGAATAGTgataaataagtataataattgACGTGCTTCTATAAAGATACAAgacaatttttgttattattgcaCTATAATTTGAAGTGTAGACAGGATTATTTGAACTCGGTCACAAACTGCGAGACTTCGGTATTCACCAGTTAAACTTTCAAAGTGAAGGTCAACCAATGTCACTGTCAGCGATAAACACAGTCGCTGTGCTGCATTACTAGTGTGTAGAATAATTCTCTGTACAGTAATAACAAGATAACACACAAAGAGCAATATTACTATTTGACCTCCCAATGTTATATgtactaaaaattattttcct from Tachypleus tridentatus isolate NWPU-2018 chromosome 1, ASM421037v1, whole genome shotgun sequence harbors:
- the LOC143251080 gene encoding enolase-like, with amino-acid sequence MPISKIYARQIFDSRGNPTVEVDLTTDKGLFRAAVPSGASTGIYEALELRDGDKTSYHGKSVRKAIDNVNNTITPALLAKNFEPTQQVEIDEFLLSLDGTENKGKLGANSILGVSLAVCKAGAAQKGIPLYRHISDLAGNSDVILPVPAFNVINGGSHAGNKLAMQEFMILPTGAGSFTEAMKMGSEVYHHLKNVIKKRFGLQATAVGDEGGFAPDIQNNKEALELIKEAIDIAGYTGRIDIGMDVAASEFYKEGKYDLDFKNPNSDPAQWLTPDALASMYQEFIKDYPVVSIEDPFDQDDWDAWSSFQAAVQIQVVGDDLTVTNPKRIQQAVEKKACNCLLLKVNQIGSVTEAIKAHQLAKSNNWGTMVSHRSGETEDTTIADLVVGLCTGQIKTGAPCRSERLAKYNQILRIEEELGPKAKYAGTNFRHPI